A stretch of DNA from Phycisphaerales bacterium AB-hyl4:
GGCGGGTCGACTGAATCCAGCCGGCCCGCCTCGCACGGGTGACGTTTCCTTGTGGCTCGGCTGAAGTCAACCGAGCCGGGAGTCGAAATCGCGGACCTTTCGGTCGGCCTGGTTGCGAACCATTGGGACGTTAGTACAGGTCGTTCTGATCCTGATCCCGGTCTTGATCCTGGTCGGCGTCGTCAACGCCGCCGAGCTCTTCCTGATCCTGATCATCGAACTGCTGCTGGTCCTGCTGGCCCGGCTGATCGAACTGGTCCTGCTGCTGCTGTTGCTGCTGCGGCTGATCCTGTTGAGGCGTTGTCATCGGGTCGTCCGCAGGCTGCTGTTGAGGCGTGGTTCGGTCCTGTTCTCTTTCCTGCGTCGGTTCCCAGTCTTCCGGTTCACAGCCGGTCATCATCAGCGCCGGGGCGCCGAACATGGCTACGGCAAACATCGCGGCGAAAGTAGTCGTGGTGCGTTTCATGGTGAAGCTCCTTCCAAATCCTGTTTCGTGTAAAAATCCAAACGGCCCGTGTGTTGACTCGCTAGAGTGTTCGTGGTTGTGCCTCTCTCGGTGTTACGGACTGCATGGTTGGTTCGGATGTTGTCGCATTCGCCCGGCCGGGCACCGATTACCAACCATGCATCCCCACTTACCTGTGAGCGTAGGCGTGCGCTATGAAAGCAATCTTAAACTGATGTAAAAAAATACTCATTATCTGTTCCATGCCGCGTCCCTCCATTCATGGGTCTGGCCAGCGGATCAAGGCCGGCAAACGCGATCACTTTGGCCTCGTGACTCACAAAGTGTACGCACACGTTGGGGGTCTGGATTGTCTGTGTTGCATGGGAACCGCCTGCACGCGTGTGAAGCAGGGGTAGCCGGTCGGGTGATGGCCGCGGTGAGTATGGGGGGATTCCCCATTGCTGATTTCAGCTACCAAGGGTACATGCGTATTGTGGGTCGCGAGGCCCGTGTGTCAGGCAATCCGCTTGTCAGCTTTCGGGTTCGTTCGGTGCGCGAAGACCGAAGTAGTAGCCCATGCCGATGATCGTGTGGATCAGCGCGTGTTCGTAAGGTTTGTCGATCTTGCGGCGAAGCATCGACACGTATACATCGATCACATTGCTGAACGGATCGAAGTTCATGTCCCACACATGTTCGCCGATGGCGGCGCGGGTGAGCAGGCGGTGGGGGTTGCGCAGGAAATATTCGAGCAGCGAGAATTCTTTGCGCGTGAGTTCGATCGGCTTGCCGGCCCGCTCGACGCGATGCTGGATCAGATCCATCGTGATGTCTTCATATTCGAGGCGGGCGGCGCTGTCCTGTCCGCCGCGGCGCATGAGCGCTCGCACGCGTGCGATGAGTTCGTCGAAGTCGAATGGTTTGGTGAGGTAGTCGTCCGCGCCGGCGTTGAGGCCGATCACTTTGTCGCGTGTGTCGGCGAGGGCGGTGACGATGAGCACGGGTGTGGCGACGCCGCGCCGTCGGAGG
This window harbors:
- a CDS encoding response regulator, which codes for MRLLVIEDNLHLAVAIEQGLAEQGFTVDVSRSGHDGEELAAIESYDVIILDLMLPDHDGVRLCQNLRRRGVATPVLIVTALADTRDKVIGLNAGADDYLTKPFDFDELIARVRALMRRGGQDSAARLEYEDITMDLIQHRVERAGKPIELTRKEFSLLEYFLRNPHRLLTRAAIGEHVWDMNFDPFSNVIDVYVSMLRRKIDKPYEHALIHTIIGMGYYFGLRAPNEPES